One window of the Chryseobacterium camelliae genome contains the following:
- a CDS encoding aldo/keto reductase, whose translation MQKRTLGSSGLEVSALGFGCMGLNFLDGKGMEKKEAMKLLHQAVERGITFFDTAEAYGPYTNEEIVGEGLQPYRKDVVIATKFGCKDARPASGLDSRPETIRAVMEASLKRLKTDYIDLLYQHRVDPNVPIEDVAGTVKDLIQEGKVKYFGLSEAGAQTIRRAHSVQPVTALQSEYSLFWREPEQEIIPTLQELGIGFVPFSPLGKGFLTGMIRTKLADIDRRNILPRFTEENIKANQVLVETISEIARQKNITAGQLALGWLLAQKPWIVPIPGTTKLHRLEENIGSTNVILTADDLADIDAKVSGITLAGDRYPQFLEQQIDK comes from the coding sequence ATGCAAAAAAGAACATTAGGGAGTAGCGGATTGGAAGTTTCTGCACTGGGCTTCGGCTGTATGGGCTTAAACTTTCTGGACGGAAAAGGAATGGAGAAAAAAGAAGCAATGAAGCTTCTTCACCAAGCGGTTGAGAGGGGTATCACCTTTTTTGACACTGCGGAGGCTTACGGGCCTTATACCAATGAAGAAATTGTCGGCGAAGGATTGCAGCCTTACAGAAAAGACGTGGTCATTGCCACAAAATTTGGCTGTAAGGATGCCCGGCCCGCATCTGGACTAGACAGCAGGCCCGAAACAATCAGAGCAGTCATGGAGGCGTCTCTGAAAAGATTGAAAACAGATTATATCGATCTGCTCTACCAGCACAGGGTTGATCCCAATGTTCCGATAGAAGATGTTGCAGGAACAGTAAAGGATCTGATACAGGAGGGAAAAGTAAAATATTTCGGACTGTCCGAAGCCGGTGCCCAAACCATACGGAGGGCACATTCGGTTCAGCCTGTAACAGCACTGCAAAGCGAATACTCCCTGTTCTGGCGTGAACCTGAGCAGGAGATTATCCCTACCTTACAGGAGCTGGGCATCGGTTTCGTCCCCTTCAGTCCGTTGGGTAAAGGTTTCCTTACAGGCATGATCCGTACAAAATTAGCAGATATCGACCGCCGGAACATCCTTCCCCGCTTCACCGAAGAAAATATAAAGGCCAACCAGGTTCTGGTGGAAACGATTTCTGAAATCGCGAGGCAAAAAAACATCACGGCCGGGCAATTGGCATTAGGCTGGCTGTTAGCTCAAAAACCCTGGATTGTGCCCATTCCCGGGACGACAAAGCTGCACCGCCTGGAGGAAAATATCGGAAGCACAAATGTTATATTAACAGCGGATGACCTTGCCGATATTGATGCCAAAGTAAGCGGAATTACCCTGGCCGGTGACCGTTATCCTCAATTTTTAGAACAACAGATAGACAAATAA
- a CDS encoding PAS domain-containing sensor histidine kinase, with translation MITRETLSDNNFSLDLIIQALASSPAPTSIYSGEDMVIRFANEGMLALWGKDASVIGKPLMEAIPELEGQPFLELLRGVWHSGTTYSVSDAPAKLIKNGKETLGYFDYEYKALTDHQKKTWCILNTALDVTSRKEFLQRIQEKEEREQALNEEMAATLEELTSTNEELNDSVKLLAHSREHVRAIIEQAPVGIAMLQGPEHMIEIANPAILKIWGRTEQEVIGFPHEDARPELQDQPVNQWLKEVYQSGKPRINNEFMVKLRHEDGLREAIVNSIYQPIFSEDGEISGVLIILEEITQQVLDRRKNENDQQMLAMAIDAGELATFYYQPSTNLFSGNNLLKSWFGLSSDEDVDLSLALAVIVPEDRDRVIEAITNVLSKDSDGCYFVEYRIQNNTDKKIRLLQANGRVFYDQKGDPVSLNGTLRDITEQKKEEERKDDFMGMVSHELKTPLTSLKAYLQVLQRMAVKAENLLEQNTLEKSLKQVDSMNSMINGFLNVSRLDSGQMHILKTAFDFQALFSEIEDEVLSTIHTHHFDFRTSGPQSVLADREKISQVLNNLIGNAVKYSPVGTSIVVDYHSLDDHHLEISVHDQGKGISPDDQQRIFERYYRVKDIKNASVAGFGIGLYLCKEIIRLHGGTIGVRSSQSEGTTFSFVIPIEGQIVMN, from the coding sequence ATGATTACCCGAGAAACATTGTCCGATAACAACTTCAGCCTGGATCTGATCATTCAGGCATTGGCTTCCTCTCCGGCACCAACCTCTATTTATTCAGGGGAAGATATGGTTATCCGTTTTGCGAACGAAGGCATGCTGGCGCTTTGGGGCAAAGATGCTTCCGTTATCGGTAAGCCATTGATGGAAGCCATCCCTGAACTGGAGGGGCAGCCTTTTCTGGAACTCCTGCGGGGAGTATGGCATTCCGGTACCACCTATTCGGTATCCGATGCCCCGGCAAAACTGATCAAAAACGGAAAAGAGACGCTTGGTTATTTTGATTACGAATATAAAGCCCTTACCGATCACCAGAAAAAAACATGGTGCATACTCAATACCGCGCTGGACGTAACCTCACGGAAGGAATTCCTGCAAAGGATACAGGAGAAGGAGGAGAGGGAGCAGGCTCTTAATGAGGAAATGGCTGCCACTCTTGAAGAGCTGACTTCAACCAACGAAGAACTCAATGACTCTGTTAAGCTGCTTGCCCACAGCAGGGAACACGTCCGGGCCATTATTGAGCAGGCTCCTGTTGGAATTGCCATGCTGCAGGGGCCGGAACATATGATTGAAATTGCCAACCCAGCCATCCTTAAGATCTGGGGGCGAACAGAGCAGGAAGTTATTGGCTTCCCGCATGAAGATGCCCGTCCGGAGTTACAGGACCAGCCGGTAAATCAGTGGCTTAAAGAAGTCTATCAAAGTGGGAAACCGAGGATCAATAATGAATTCATGGTGAAACTGCGGCATGAAGATGGGTTAAGAGAGGCTATTGTCAATTCCATATATCAGCCTATATTTTCTGAAGACGGCGAGATCAGCGGAGTCCTGATTATCCTTGAAGAAATTACCCAGCAGGTGCTGGACAGGAGAAAGAACGAAAATGACCAGCAGATGCTGGCTATGGCCATAGATGCCGGCGAACTCGCTACATTCTATTACCAGCCTTCAACCAACCTTTTCTCCGGAAACAATCTGCTTAAATCCTGGTTCGGCTTATCTTCCGACGAAGATGTAGACCTGTCCCTGGCATTAGCAGTCATAGTGCCGGAAGACCGGGATCGGGTTATTGAAGCGATTACCAATGTTCTCAGTAAAGATTCTGACGGCTGTTACTTTGTAGAATACCGGATTCAGAATAATACCGATAAAAAGATCAGGCTGTTACAGGCAAATGGAAGGGTTTTCTATGATCAGAAGGGCGATCCGGTAAGCCTTAACGGTACCCTCAGGGATATTACCGAACAGAAAAAAGAGGAGGAGCGGAAAGATGATTTTATGGGTATGGTAAGCCATGAACTGAAAACACCGCTCACATCACTCAAGGCTTATCTGCAGGTTTTGCAGAGAATGGCTGTAAAGGCAGAGAACCTTTTGGAGCAGAATACGCTTGAAAAGTCTTTAAAGCAGGTGGATAGTATGAACAGCATGATCAATGGTTTCCTTAATGTTTCAAGACTGGATTCAGGACAGATGCATATTCTGAAAACAGCCTTTGATTTCCAGGCATTATTCTCTGAGATTGAAGATGAAGTGCTTTCAACCATCCATACGCATCATTTTGATTTCAGGACTTCCGGTCCGCAATCCGTACTGGCAGACCGCGAAAAGATTTCCCAGGTACTCAATAACCTGATTGGAAATGCGGTGAAGTATTCGCCTGTGGGAACATCCATCGTAGTCGATTACCACAGCTTAGATGATCATCATTTGGAAATCAGTGTTCATGATCAGGGTAAAGGGATTTCACCAGACGATCAGCAGCGGATATTTGAGCGCTACTACCGGGTAAAGGACATCAAAAACGCATCAGTGGCAGGATTTGGCATCGGGCTTTATCTCTGCAAAGAAATCATCAGGCTTCATGGCGGAACAATTGGGGTCCGGAGTTCCCAAAGCGAAGGCACTACCTTCTCATTTGTCATACCAATAGAAGGACAGATCGTTATGAACTGA
- a CDS encoding helix-turn-helix domain-containing protein, which yields MQQPTDINRIKSISQLLRMLDLPSPLHPLIALVDYDRVPIETFPQGQKISLDFYKISFKTSFRGHIKYGQDYYDFEEGGLAFLKPKQIVFSPEDAGSYEGIALYFHPDLIRNYPLGKTINQYGFFSYDVSEALFLSAKEKEIIASLLAAIAVELSNNIDSFSQDVMVSQIELLLNYSNRFYNRQFMTRKAINHDIITALDTFLNRYFEEESSLKNGLPSVKYISTELKLSQRYLSDMLSSLTGLNTQQYIQNTIIEKAKEKLSTTHLSVSEIAYELGFEHSQSFSKLFKNKTHVSPLEFRKSFG from the coding sequence ATGCAACAGCCAACAGACATCAACCGGATCAAAAGCATATCGCAGCTGTTGCGTATGCTCGACCTGCCGTCACCATTGCACCCGTTGATTGCATTGGTAGATTATGACCGTGTGCCGATTGAAACGTTTCCGCAAGGGCAAAAGATAAGTCTTGATTTTTACAAAATTTCCTTCAAGACTTCATTCAGGGGGCACATAAAATACGGACAGGACTATTATGATTTTGAAGAAGGAGGATTGGCATTTCTGAAGCCTAAACAGATCGTTTTCTCACCTGAAGATGCAGGAAGCTATGAAGGGATTGCTTTATATTTCCATCCGGACCTTATACGGAATTATCCTCTGGGAAAAACCATAAATCAATATGGCTTCTTCTCTTACGATGTTTCGGAAGCCCTGTTTTTATCGGCGAAGGAAAAAGAAATCATAGCAAGCTTATTGGCTGCCATAGCGGTTGAGCTAAGCAACAATATTGACTCCTTCAGCCAGGACGTCATGGTGTCCCAGATCGAATTGTTACTGAACTACAGCAATCGTTTTTACAACAGGCAGTTCATGACCCGAAAAGCGATAAATCACGACATCATCACAGCTCTTGACACATTTTTGAACCGGTATTTCGAAGAAGAAAGCAGCCTTAAAAACGGATTGCCATCCGTAAAATATATCAGCACGGAACTGAAACTGTCACAACGTTACCTGAGTGATATGCTGAGTTCACTGACCGGACTCAACACCCAGCAATATATTCAGAACACCATCATCGAAAAAGCCAAAGAAAAATTATCTACAACCCATTTATCCGTGTCGGAAATTGCTTATGAACTGGGCTTCGAGCATTCACAGTCTTTCAGCAAACTTTTCAAGAACAAAACCCATGTCTCCCCCCTGGAGTTCAGAAAGTCGTTCGGGTAA
- a CDS encoding catalase: protein MKESTNPKSEQLDHSTTDNTDQALTTNQGLKINNDQDSLKAGERGPSLLEDFILREKITHFDHERIPERIVHARGSGAHGVFKINKSLSKYTKAKFLAEEGKETPVFVRFSTVAGSAGSTDLARDVRGFAVKFYTEEGNYDLVGNNIPVFFIQDAIKFPDLVHAVKPEPDNAIPQAASAHDTFWDFISLMPESMHMIMWAMSDRAIPRSYRMMEGFGVHTFKFINGEGKMHFVKFHFKPKLGVHSVAWDEATKISGKDSDFHRRDLWEAIENGAFPEWDFGVQIIPEEDEHKFDFDLLDPTKLVPEEEVPVELVGTLTLNRNPDNFFAETEQIAFHPGHLVPGIDFTNDPLLQGRLFSYTDTQLSRLGSPNFHEIPINKSINTVHNNQRDGHMRQQIMKGKVSYEPNSMGGGCPFQAMMKDGGFASQEERVDGKKIRTRSQSFVDHYSQAKLFYNSQSGPEKTHLQNALIFELSKVTIPAIRERVVGQLNFINKELAAAVAKKVGVNVTVLEQPNGSIPADADPKSLQSPEKEPSTKSSDALSMKNTVKDTIKSRIIGFMIEDGVHAQDVNALKSKLEQEGAVVQIIAGSLAAVKADDGTSFEPKHSLTSTASVCFDALYIGSGKQSAENLMNEDNKPGTLLFINEAYKHCKAIYFGKGTDDIYNASNVKQKKHEDPAVIISDQNDSDASFIKAVAQHRVWELEKARNNPA, encoded by the coding sequence ATGAAAGAATCTACCAACCCGAAATCGGAACAACTGGATCATTCAACAACCGATAATACGGATCAGGCTTTAACCACCAACCAGGGCCTGAAGATCAATAACGACCAGGATTCACTGAAAGCCGGTGAAAGAGGACCAAGCTTACTGGAAGATTTTATCCTGAGAGAAAAAATCACTCATTTTGACCATGAACGAATTCCTGAAAGAATCGTACACGCAAGAGGGTCCGGAGCACACGGTGTTTTTAAAATCAACAAAAGCCTTTCAAAATATACCAAAGCAAAATTCCTGGCTGAGGAAGGAAAAGAGACCCCTGTATTTGTGCGTTTCTCTACGGTTGCAGGAAGTGCGGGAAGCACTGACCTGGCGAGGGATGTAAGGGGTTTTGCCGTTAAATTTTATACGGAAGAAGGCAATTATGACCTGGTAGGAAACAACATCCCGGTATTTTTCATCCAGGATGCCATTAAATTCCCGGATTTAGTACATGCCGTAAAACCTGAGCCTGATAATGCTATTCCCCAGGCCGCCTCTGCCCATGATACGTTCTGGGATTTCATTTCTTTGATGCCGGAAAGCATGCACATGATTATGTGGGCCATGAGTGACCGGGCCATTCCGAGAAGCTACAGGATGATGGAAGGTTTCGGCGTCCATACCTTTAAATTCATTAATGGAGAAGGGAAAATGCATTTTGTGAAATTTCACTTTAAGCCAAAATTGGGCGTGCATTCAGTAGCCTGGGATGAGGCCACTAAAATTTCAGGAAAAGATTCGGATTTCCACAGAAGGGATCTGTGGGAAGCTATTGAAAACGGCGCTTTCCCGGAATGGGATTTTGGCGTACAGATCATCCCTGAAGAAGATGAACATAAATTCGATTTCGACCTGCTGGATCCTACAAAACTGGTTCCGGAAGAAGAAGTACCGGTAGAACTGGTAGGAACCCTGACGCTGAACAGGAATCCTGATAATTTTTTCGCAGAGACTGAGCAGATCGCTTTCCACCCGGGGCATCTGGTTCCCGGGATAGATTTCACCAACGATCCTTTGCTTCAGGGCAGGCTGTTTTCTTATACCGATACACAGCTTTCAAGATTAGGATCACCGAATTTCCATGAAATCCCAATCAACAAATCGATCAACACCGTTCATAACAACCAGCGTGACGGGCATATGCGCCAGCAGATCATGAAAGGTAAGGTGAGCTACGAACCCAATTCGATGGGCGGAGGATGCCCGTTCCAGGCCATGATGAAAGACGGGGGATTCGCATCCCAGGAAGAACGCGTAGACGGCAAGAAGATCAGGACAAGAAGCCAGAGCTTTGTTGATCATTATTCTCAGGCCAAATTATTTTACAACAGCCAGTCCGGGCCTGAAAAGACCCACCTCCAGAATGCATTGATCTTTGAATTGTCTAAGGTAACCATTCCTGCGATCCGTGAAAGAGTGGTTGGACAGCTGAATTTCATCAATAAAGAACTCGCAGCAGCAGTAGCCAAAAAAGTAGGCGTGAATGTAACCGTACTGGAACAGCCTAACGGAAGCATCCCTGCAGATGCTGACCCGAAATCGCTTCAAAGCCCTGAAAAAGAACCTTCCACGAAAAGTTCTGATGCTTTAAGCATGAAGAATACGGTTAAAGATACCATCAAAAGCAGGATCATCGGTTTTATGATCGAGGATGGCGTGCATGCACAGGATGTCAATGCACTGAAATCAAAACTTGAACAGGAAGGTGCTGTTGTACAGATTATTGCAGGAAGCCTGGCCGCTGTAAAAGCAGATGACGGCACTTCGTTTGAGCCGAAACATTCCCTGACCAGCACAGCCAGCGTGTGTTTTGATGCGTTGTATATCGGAAGTGGTAAACAATCAGCGGAGAACCTTATGAATGAGGATAATAAGCCGGGTACGCTTTTATTCATCAATGAAGCTTATAAGCACTGTAAAGCGATCTATTTCGGTAAAGGAACCGATGATATTTACAATGCAAGCAATGTCAAACAGAAGAAGCACGAAGATCCTGCGGTCATCATTTCAGACCAGAACGATTCCGATGCATCATTTATCAAAGCGGTAGCGCAGCACCGGGTTTGGGAACTGGAAAAAGCCAGAAACAATCCTGCCTAA
- a CDS encoding SDR family oxidoreductase, which translates to MENITGKVVAVTGSSAGIGRAIAIKLAEKGATVVLGARNIGKLEELVAEIKESGGEASCIETDVKHKADLVRLVNTAVERYGRLDVLVNNAGVSQLSRIEELDTDGWEDMIDINLKGVLYGMAAAIPIFRQQQSGHIVNIISTSGLKIVPMQGVYAGTKNAVRTIAEAFRQESDGSMRITGISPGFVKTDFAENIKNEAMKTMVRKGMEQMGIDPVAIANAVVYAVSQPDDVEIGDIVIRPSKQN; encoded by the coding sequence ATGGAAAATATTACAGGAAAAGTAGTTGCTGTTACAGGCTCAAGTGCCGGAATAGGCAGAGCCATTGCTATAAAACTGGCTGAAAAAGGAGCAACAGTGGTTTTAGGCGCCAGGAACATCGGAAAATTAGAAGAACTGGTTGCAGAGATTAAAGAATCGGGCGGTGAAGCCAGCTGTATTGAAACGGATGTAAAGCATAAGGCCGATCTGGTCCGGCTGGTGAATACTGCCGTTGAACGGTACGGAAGGTTGGATGTGTTGGTGAACAACGCCGGCGTGAGTCAGTTAAGCCGCATTGAAGAACTGGATACTGACGGCTGGGAAGATATGATTGACATCAACCTCAAAGGCGTCCTGTATGGGATGGCGGCGGCTATTCCTATTTTCAGACAACAGCAATCAGGACATATCGTCAATATTATTTCAACATCAGGGTTAAAGATTGTACCGATGCAGGGGGTGTATGCAGGAACCAAAAATGCCGTCCGCACCATTGCGGAGGCATTTCGGCAGGAGTCAGACGGAAGCATGCGCATAACAGGCATTTCACCCGGATTCGTAAAGACTGATTTTGCGGAAAATATAAAAAATGAAGCGATGAAAACCATGGTCCGGAAAGGGATGGAACAGATGGGCATTGATCCCGTAGCGATTGCTAACGCTGTAGTATATGCGGTAAGCCAGCCGGACGATGTTGAGATCGGTGATATTGTTATTCGTCCATCAAAACAAAATTGA
- a CDS encoding AAA domain-containing protein, whose translation MNKRITSPLQSKAIYIDGKDRTDEVELYTFDGSRCVVTYKNSDKSYSYHQDKVKIVKSAVQSVEARSVFSYLKQIAETVGLKTEEGSNILAHSYGRLSFIPETTVLSYYLNGKEPVTDIYSSPVEIFPFGFNLSQKDGVNKAFSSPLSVIEGPPGTGKTQTILNIIANAVMNNQSVAVVSSNNAATRNVFEKLEKNGISFIAALLGSSQNKKDFIESQAEIPDISEWSLQIERATSLRESAMQLFAQISEKLRFKNELALLKLETENIETEYRHFTASVSLLAHVRFKSNVSSDQLLSLWITLENYEQSGKKLNWWRKLIFPFLYGVRDKKFYELSYQELIRLVQSKYYTTKISELTLRQQQLESELQDFCFEEKMNTYTEVSMQLFRNLLYQRYQGKERPEYTVQDLHLRSEEFIRDYPVIMSTTYSLRRSLDEKVVYDYVIIDEASQVDLATGVLALSCAKRAVIVGDLKQLPNVVDAQTANKTDHIFHTFQLPEAYRYSNHSLLLSVTELFPDIPKTLLKEHYRCHPQIIDFCNRKFYHNQLVILSEAKTDRNPLVVYKTVAGNHARDRMNQRQIDVILQEIIPQQCLEEVDLGIVTPYRNQTLALQSTFQGTRIKADTVDKFQGRENDVIILSTVDNEISDFTDHPNRLNVAVSRAKDQLILVVNGNESDKDNNISDLIRYIDYHNFTIINSELHSIFDYLYKGYEEKRRELLAGQKKKSVFDSENLMYRLIHEIISQDEFSKYDVVLHFPLRNLISDFSKLSTEEQAYASHYATHLDFLIFNRLGKNPVLAIEVDGYEYHTRESRQGRRDAMKNEIMEKYGIPLIRFSTTGSREREKLIDRLRQL comes from the coding sequence ATGAACAAAAGAATTACTTCACCTCTACAATCAAAAGCTATTTACATTGATGGCAAAGACAGAACCGATGAAGTAGAATTATATACTTTCGATGGAAGCAGATGTGTGGTGACCTATAAAAACAGTGATAAATCCTATTCATATCATCAGGATAAGGTAAAAATCGTAAAGTCAGCAGTACAGAGTGTAGAAGCCCGATCAGTATTCAGTTACCTGAAGCAAATTGCAGAAACTGTTGGGCTAAAGACTGAGGAAGGGAGTAATATTCTGGCTCATAGCTACGGCAGGCTATCATTTATTCCTGAGACCACAGTGCTGTCGTATTATCTTAATGGGAAAGAACCGGTGACAGACATTTACTCCTCTCCTGTTGAGATTTTCCCGTTTGGTTTTAATCTCAGTCAAAAAGATGGTGTCAATAAAGCCTTCTCAAGTCCTTTAAGTGTTATTGAAGGACCTCCCGGAACAGGAAAAACACAAACTATCCTCAATATTATCGCCAATGCGGTGATGAATAATCAAAGTGTGGCAGTGGTGTCAAGCAATAATGCCGCAACAAGGAACGTTTTTGAAAAACTGGAAAAGAATGGGATATCTTTTATAGCAGCCCTATTAGGAAGTTCCCAAAATAAGAAAGACTTTATAGAATCTCAGGCTGAAATCCCGGATATATCTGAGTGGAGCTTACAGATAGAACGGGCCACTTCCCTTCGGGAATCCGCTATGCAGCTTTTTGCGCAGATTTCGGAAAAACTCCGATTTAAAAATGAACTCGCTCTACTGAAACTGGAAACAGAAAATATAGAGACTGAATACCGCCACTTTACTGCGTCTGTAAGCTTATTGGCGCATGTCCGTTTTAAAAGTAACGTTAGTTCTGATCAATTGCTTTCCCTTTGGATCACCCTTGAAAACTATGAACAATCCGGTAAAAAACTCAACTGGTGGCGCAAACTGATTTTTCCTTTTCTATACGGTGTCAGAGACAAAAAGTTTTATGAACTCTCTTATCAGGAATTGATCAGATTGGTTCAGTCAAAGTATTATACCACAAAGATTTCGGAGCTTACTTTAAGGCAACAACAGTTAGAATCGGAATTACAGGATTTCTGTTTCGAAGAAAAAATGAACACCTATACGGAAGTTTCCATGCAGCTCTTCAGAAATCTGCTTTATCAAAGGTATCAGGGGAAAGAGCGTCCTGAATATACGGTACAGGATCTCCATCTGAGATCAGAAGAATTTATTAGAGACTATCCGGTAATCATGAGTACCACATATTCCCTCAGAAGAAGCCTTGACGAAAAAGTGGTTTACGACTACGTGATCATTGATGAAGCTTCACAGGTAGATCTGGCTACGGGTGTATTGGCTTTATCCTGCGCCAAGAGAGCCGTGATTGTAGGAGACCTAAAACAGCTCCCCAATGTAGTGGATGCACAAACAGCAAATAAGACTGATCATATTTTTCATACCTTTCAGCTTCCCGAAGCATACCGGTATTCCAACCATAGCTTACTTTTATCGGTGACGGAATTGTTTCCCGATATTCCTAAAACTCTTCTAAAAGAACATTACCGCTGCCATCCTCAGATCATTGATTTCTGTAACCGGAAATTTTACCATAACCAATTGGTTATTCTTTCCGAAGCCAAAACGGATCGCAATCCCCTGGTCGTCTATAAAACCGTGGCAGGAAACCATGCGAGGGACAGAATGAATCAGCGGCAGATCGATGTCATTCTACAGGAAATTATTCCTCAGCAATGCCTTGAAGAAGTAGATCTTGGAATCGTCACTCCCTATCGTAATCAGACTTTAGCGTTGCAAAGTACATTTCAGGGGACCCGTATTAAAGCTGATACAGTAGATAAATTTCAGGGAAGGGAAAACGATGTGATCATCCTTTCCACCGTCGACAACGAAATATCAGATTTTACCGACCATCCTAACCGCCTGAATGTAGCCGTTTCCAGAGCAAAAGATCAGCTGATTCTGGTTGTTAACGGAAATGAAAGCGACAAAGACAATAATATCTCTGACCTCATCCGTTATATTGATTATCATAATTTTACCATCATCAATAGTGAGCTCCACTCTATTTTTGATTATTTGTATAAAGGTTATGAAGAGAAACGAAGGGAGCTGTTAGCCGGGCAAAAGAAAAAATCGGTTTTTGACAGTGAGAATCTCATGTATCGGCTGATTCATGAAATCATATCACAGGATGAATTTTCCAAATACGATGTGGTCCTGCATTTTCCTTTAAGAAACCTGATATCAGATTTTTCGAAACTCAGTACTGAAGAACAAGCTTACGCCAGTCATTATGCTACCCACCTTGATTTCCTGATCTTCAACAGGCTTGGCAAAAATCCTGTACTGGCCATTGAAGTAGACGGTTATGAATACCATACGCGAGAAAGCCGGCAAGGGAGAAGGGATGCTATGAAGAATGAGATTATGGAGAAATACGGAATCCCACTGATCAGGTTTTCAACAACAGGAAGCAGAGAAAGAGAGAAACTGATTGACAGGTTAAGACAATTGTAA